A genomic stretch from Georgenia muralis includes:
- the leuS gene encoding leucine--tRNA ligase, producing MSQHDDAPGAQTPHRYTAALAGTIEERWQDRWDELGTFHADNPTGDLAGDAAGEKFYLLDMFPYPSGKGLHVGHPLGYIATDVVGRYHRMKGKNVLHTLGYDAFGLPAEQYAVQTGQHPRVTTEENIVNMRRQLRRLGLGHDQRRTFATTDPDYVRWTQWIFLQIYGSFYDADAPRADGGTGRARPVTELEAELAAGTRPTPDGRPWAELSPGERADVVDSFRLAYITEAPVNWCPGLGTVLANEEVTADGRSERGNYPVFKRSLRQWNMRITAYADRLVDDLDTIDWPEKVRSMQRNWIGRSTGAHVDFAVPGSDEPLTVFTTRPDTLFGATFMVVSPEHPLLHDGAVPAAWPAGTKDVWTGGAADPRAAVRAYAEAAAAKTDIERQDPERPKTGVFTGIYATNPVNGAEVPLFVADYVLMGYGTGAIMAVPGGDERDFAFAQAYELPVIHTVAPPEGFEGGAYSGDGTVVNSAGPSLSLDGLDVVAAKDAMVAWLEENGAGRGATTYRLRDWLFSRQRYWGEPFPVVYDDEGRAHALPEAMLPVDLPEVPDYSPRTFEPDDALSSPEPPLGRATDWVRVELDLGDGPRTYTRDTNTMPNWAGSCWYELRYLDPRNDQALVDPEIERYWMGPRPATTAADGTAVAANVSGGADLYVGGVEHAVLHLLYARFWHKVLFDLGHVSSSEPFHKLFNQGYIQAYAYADARGQYVPADEVEEAADAAGEPTFTWQGEEVFREYGKMGKSLKNIVTPDDMYATYGADTFRVYEMSMGPLADSRPWDTRAVVGSQRFLQRLWRNVVDEVAGETTVVETAADEATRRLVARTVAEVETEMSAMRVNTAIARMIVLNNHLTGLAQVPREAIEPLVLMVAPVAPHIAEELWSRLGHTTSLAREPFPTADPALLVEETTTCVVQVAGRVRDRLEVPVSIGEDDLRALALQSPAVTRALGGKDIRTVVVRAPKLVNVVPSG from the coding sequence ATGAGCCAGCACGACGACGCACCCGGGGCGCAGACCCCCCACCGCTACACCGCCGCGCTGGCGGGGACGATCGAGGAGCGGTGGCAGGACCGCTGGGACGAGCTCGGCACCTTCCACGCCGACAACCCCACCGGCGACCTCGCGGGCGACGCGGCGGGGGAGAAGTTCTACCTCCTGGACATGTTCCCCTACCCCTCGGGCAAGGGCCTGCACGTGGGCCACCCGCTGGGCTACATCGCCACGGACGTCGTGGGGCGCTACCACCGCATGAAGGGCAAGAACGTCCTGCACACCCTCGGCTACGACGCGTTCGGCCTGCCGGCCGAGCAGTACGCCGTGCAGACCGGCCAGCACCCCCGGGTGACGACCGAGGAGAACATCGTCAACATGCGCCGCCAGCTGCGGCGCCTGGGCCTGGGCCACGACCAGCGCCGCACCTTCGCCACCACCGACCCCGACTACGTGCGCTGGACGCAGTGGATCTTCCTGCAGATCTACGGCTCCTTCTACGACGCCGACGCCCCCCGGGCCGACGGCGGGACCGGACGTGCCCGGCCCGTCACCGAGCTCGAGGCGGAGCTCGCGGCCGGCACCCGGCCCACGCCCGACGGCCGCCCCTGGGCCGAGCTGTCCCCGGGCGAGCGGGCCGACGTCGTCGACTCCTTCCGCCTGGCCTACATCACCGAGGCGCCGGTGAACTGGTGCCCCGGGCTCGGCACCGTCCTGGCCAACGAGGAGGTCACGGCCGACGGCCGCTCCGAGCGCGGCAACTACCCGGTGTTCAAGCGCAGCCTGCGCCAGTGGAACATGCGGATCACCGCCTACGCGGACCGTCTCGTCGACGACCTCGACACGATCGACTGGCCCGAGAAGGTCCGCTCGATGCAGCGCAACTGGATCGGCCGCTCCACGGGCGCGCACGTCGACTTCGCCGTGCCCGGGTCCGACGAACCGCTGACGGTCTTCACCACCCGACCCGACACGCTCTTCGGCGCCACCTTCATGGTGGTCTCGCCCGAGCACCCGCTGCTCCACGACGGCGCCGTGCCGGCCGCGTGGCCGGCGGGCACCAAGGACGTCTGGACCGGCGGCGCCGCCGACCCGCGCGCGGCGGTGCGCGCCTACGCCGAGGCCGCCGCCGCGAAGACCGACATCGAGCGGCAGGACCCGGAGCGGCCCAAGACCGGGGTGTTCACCGGCATCTACGCCACCAACCCCGTCAACGGCGCCGAGGTGCCGCTGTTCGTGGCCGACTACGTCCTCATGGGCTACGGCACGGGCGCGATCATGGCCGTGCCCGGCGGCGACGAGCGCGACTTCGCCTTCGCGCAGGCGTACGAGCTGCCCGTGATCCACACGGTCGCCCCGCCCGAGGGCTTCGAGGGCGGCGCGTACTCCGGCGACGGGACGGTCGTGAACTCCGCCGGCCCGTCGCTCTCCCTCGACGGCCTCGACGTCGTGGCGGCCAAGGACGCCATGGTCGCCTGGCTCGAGGAGAACGGCGCCGGGCGCGGCGCCACGACCTACCGGCTCCGCGACTGGCTCTTCTCCCGCCAGCGCTACTGGGGCGAGCCCTTCCCCGTGGTCTACGACGACGAGGGCCGCGCGCACGCCCTGCCCGAGGCGATGCTGCCGGTGGACCTGCCCGAGGTGCCGGACTACTCCCCGCGCACCTTCGAGCCCGACGACGCCCTCTCCTCGCCCGAGCCCCCCCTGGGCCGCGCGACCGACTGGGTGCGCGTCGAGCTCGACCTGGGCGACGGCCCGCGCACCTACACCCGCGACACCAACACCATGCCCAACTGGGCGGGGTCGTGCTGGTACGAGCTGCGCTACCTCGACCCGCGCAACGACCAGGCCCTGGTCGACCCCGAGATCGAGCGGTACTGGATGGGGCCGCGGCCGGCGACGACCGCCGCCGACGGCACGGCCGTGGCAGCCAACGTCTCCGGCGGCGCGGACCTGTACGTCGGCGGCGTCGAGCACGCCGTCCTGCACCTGCTCTACGCCCGGTTCTGGCACAAGGTCCTGTTCGACCTCGGTCACGTCTCGAGCTCGGAGCCGTTCCACAAGCTCTTCAACCAGGGCTACATCCAGGCCTACGCCTACGCCGACGCCCGCGGGCAGTACGTGCCCGCCGACGAGGTCGAGGAGGCCGCCGACGCCGCCGGCGAGCCGACCTTCACCTGGCAGGGCGAGGAGGTCTTCCGCGAGTACGGGAAGATGGGCAAGTCCCTCAAGAACATCGTCACGCCCGACGACATGTACGCCACGTACGGGGCGGACACCTTCCGGGTGTACGAGATGTCGATGGGCCCCCTGGCCGACTCCCGGCCGTGGGACACCCGCGCCGTCGTCGGCTCGCAGCGGTTCCTCCAGCGGCTGTGGCGCAACGTCGTCGACGAGGTCGCCGGCGAGACGACCGTCGTCGAGACGGCCGCCGACGAGGCGACCCGTCGCCTGGTCGCCCGGACTGTCGCCGAGGTCGAGACCGAGATGTCCGCGATGCGCGTCAACACCGCGATCGCGCGCATGATCGTGCTCAACAACCACCTCACGGGCCTGGCGCAGGTGCCCCGCGAGGCGATCGAGCCGCTCGTCCTCATGGTCGCCCCCGTGGCCCCGCACATCGCCGAGGAGCTGTGGTCCCGTCTCGGGCACACGACCTCCCTGGCCCGGGAGCCCTTCCCGACGGCGGACCCGGCGCTGCTCGTCGAGGAAACGACCACGTGCGTCGTGCAGGTGGCGGGCAGGGTCCGCGACCGGCTCGAGGTGCCCGTCTCGATCGGCGAGGACGACCTGCGGGCCCTGGCGCTGCAGAGCCCGGCGGTGACCCGGGCCCTGGGCGGGAAGGACATCCGCACGGTCGTCGTGCGTGCGCCGAAGCTCGTCAACGTGGTGCCCTCCGGCTGA
- the nhaA gene encoding Na+/H+ antiporter NhaA, translating into MPGVQHHVPTLHPHDRRGLKARLQDERFAGALLLVGAVVALVWANSPWRESYHALTGTVVGPAALRLDLSLGTWAADGLLAIFFFVVGLELKTEFVTGSLRKFSHALLPMLAAVLGMAVPALIYAGVQAFTDSGGGRGWAIPTATDIAFALALLGIFGRGLPPAVRVFLMTLAVVDDLLAITVIAVFYTEEIHFLPLAGALAVIAVFAAAVQRRVHAWWVLVPLALVAWVLMHESGVHATVAGVLLGMSVPARTRGGEHESMTHAFVDRVQPWSAGLVLPVFAFFAAGVSVVDSGGLGDVLGDPISIGVMAGLVLGKPLGIWGGVALIVRTTRLKLGNGMDLPDLAGVSMLAGIGFTVSLLIAELSFGSTAEGDHAKFAVILASVISAAAGAVALRLRARTRIRGRAAEESEHAELHHGSAGSDRLEHPARPAEHPERRDGRRRGASRPTTRGTGRRP; encoded by the coding sequence GTGCCCGGAGTCCAGCACCACGTACCGACCCTCCACCCGCACGACCGCCGGGGCCTGAAGGCGCGCCTCCAGGACGAGCGGTTCGCCGGCGCCCTGCTCCTCGTCGGTGCCGTGGTCGCGCTCGTGTGGGCGAACTCGCCGTGGCGCGAGAGCTACCACGCCCTGACCGGGACGGTCGTCGGGCCCGCCGCGCTGCGCCTCGACCTCTCCCTCGGCACGTGGGCGGCCGACGGGCTGCTCGCGATCTTCTTCTTCGTCGTGGGCCTGGAGCTCAAGACCGAGTTCGTCACCGGGTCGCTGCGCAAGTTCTCCCACGCGCTGCTGCCCATGCTCGCCGCCGTGCTGGGCATGGCCGTGCCCGCCCTCATCTACGCCGGCGTCCAGGCCTTCACCGACTCCGGCGGCGGCCGCGGCTGGGCGATCCCCACCGCCACCGACATCGCCTTCGCCCTGGCTCTCCTCGGGATCTTCGGCCGCGGGCTTCCCCCCGCCGTGCGGGTCTTCCTCATGACCCTCGCCGTCGTCGACGACCTCCTCGCGATCACCGTGATCGCGGTGTTCTACACCGAGGAGATCCACTTCCTGCCCCTCGCCGGGGCCCTCGCGGTCATCGCCGTCTTCGCCGCCGCCGTCCAGCGCCGCGTCCACGCCTGGTGGGTGCTCGTCCCGCTCGCTCTCGTCGCCTGGGTGCTCATGCACGAGTCGGGCGTGCACGCCACGGTCGCCGGTGTCCTCCTGGGCATGAGCGTGCCCGCCCGCACCCGCGGCGGCGAGCACGAGTCGATGACCCACGCCTTCGTCGACCGGGTCCAGCCGTGGTCGGCCGGGCTCGTCCTGCCGGTGTTCGCGTTCTTCGCCGCCGGTGTGTCGGTGGTCGACTCCGGCGGCCTCGGCGACGTCCTGGGCGACCCCATCTCCATCGGTGTCATGGCCGGCCTCGTCCTCGGCAAGCCGCTGGGCATCTGGGGCGGGGTCGCCCTCATCGTGCGCACCACCCGCCTCAAGCTCGGGAACGGGATGGACCTGCCGGACCTCGCCGGGGTGAGCATGCTCGCCGGGATCGGGTTCACCGTGTCGCTCCTCATCGCCGAGCTGTCCTTCGGCTCGACCGCCGAGGGCGACCACGCCAAGTTCGCCGTGATCCTCGCGTCGGTGATCTCGGCGGCCGCCGGAGCGGTCGCCCTGCGGCTGCGCGCCCGCACCCGTATCCGTGGGCGCGCCGCCGAGGAGTCCGAGCACGCCGAGCTGCACCACGGCTCCGCCGGCAGCGACCGGCTCGAGCACCCCGCCCGCCCCGCCGAGCACCCCGAGCGCCGCGACGGACGCCGCCGAGGCGCCTCCCGGCCCACCACCCGGGGCACCGGCCGGCGTCCCTGA
- a CDS encoding MarR family winged helix-turn-helix transcriptional regulator, which yields MGDQPAAQQHPGEQGSPEMVEHPAQRNRAVGDHGGGGEESPRLAAEAWESLFRAQSTLMKRFERAGDFAPLRAREYDVLFTLSRAGGTRMRLRDLNEEVFLSQPSLSRMVDRLVERGLLAREPAPDDGRGVLVSLTEAGAQMQRSIGRKHVRTIAAHVGGALSAEELRTLTALTTRLRAAQRDGRAGAPPLT from the coding sequence ATGGGTGACCAGCCGGCCGCGCAGCAGCACCCGGGGGAGCAGGGGTCCCCCGAGATGGTCGAGCACCCCGCGCAGCGGAACCGGGCGGTGGGCGACCACGGCGGGGGCGGCGAGGAGTCGCCCCGCCTGGCCGCCGAGGCGTGGGAGTCGCTCTTCCGGGCCCAGTCCACCCTCATGAAGCGCTTCGAGCGGGCCGGCGACTTCGCGCCCCTGCGCGCCCGGGAGTACGACGTGCTGTTCACGCTCAGCCGGGCGGGCGGCACACGGATGCGGCTGCGCGACCTCAACGAGGAGGTGTTCCTCAGCCAGCCCAGCCTCAGCCGGATGGTCGACCGGCTCGTCGAGCGCGGCCTGCTGGCGCGCGAGCCCGCGCCCGACGACGGCCGCGGCGTCCTGGTCTCGCTCACGGAGGCGGGGGCCCAGATGCAGCGGAGCATCGGGCGCAAGCACGTGCGCACCATCGCGGCGCACGTCGGCGGGGCGCTGAGCGCGGAGGAGCTGCGCACCCTCACCGCGCTCACCACCCGCCTCCGGGCCGCCCAGCGGGACGGGCGTGCGGGCGCCCCGCCCCTCACGTAA
- a CDS encoding TRAP transporter large permease, producing the protein MDTNTVAGLILLFGIILGIVASVPIAVTVGLSSLGAAIVLLGTDQAVLVSAQRMFTGINSFPLLAIPFFVLAGVLMNNGGIAGRLIDAAKVLTGRMPASLAQTNVVANAMFGAVSGAAVAAAAAVGTVMTPRMRKDGYERTFAAAVNVASAPAGMLIPPSNTFIVYSLVSSTSIAALFMAGVGPGLVWTVAVMAMVYVYARRQPGRLRSSDHPTFAQAVLVLWKAVPSMLMIIVVVGGILAGFFTATESAAIAVVYSLVLGFVYRALHVRDLPRILLDSARTTAIVMLLVGVSTALSFVMSFARIPDLISEAVLGLTSSPTVILVLMMVILLVVGTFMDPTPAILIFTPIFLPIVMEFGVDPIHFGTMIVYNLSLGVITPPVGNVLFVGARVAGLRIEPVVSKLWPFLVSLVLGLFVVVFIPAISMWLPEAMGLVAAG; encoded by the coding sequence ATGGACACGAACACCGTCGCGGGACTCATCCTGCTCTTCGGCATCATCCTCGGGATCGTCGCCTCCGTGCCGATCGCCGTCACCGTGGGGCTGTCCTCGCTCGGCGCGGCCATCGTGCTCCTCGGCACCGACCAGGCGGTACTCGTCTCCGCACAGCGGATGTTCACCGGCATCAACTCCTTCCCGCTGCTGGCGATCCCCTTCTTCGTGCTCGCCGGCGTCCTCATGAACAACGGCGGCATCGCCGGGCGGCTCATCGACGCCGCGAAGGTGCTCACCGGGCGCATGCCGGCCTCTCTCGCCCAGACCAACGTCGTGGCGAACGCCATGTTCGGTGCCGTCTCCGGCGCGGCCGTCGCCGCCGCCGCGGCGGTCGGCACCGTCATGACCCCCCGGATGCGCAAGGACGGCTACGAGCGGACCTTCGCCGCCGCCGTCAACGTGGCCTCCGCCCCGGCCGGGATGCTCATCCCGCCGAGCAACACCTTCATCGTGTACTCGCTGGTGTCGTCCACCTCGATCGCGGCGCTGTTCATGGCCGGGGTCGGACCGGGCCTCGTGTGGACGGTCGCCGTCATGGCGATGGTCTACGTCTACGCCCGCCGCCAGCCCGGCCGGCTGCGCTCGAGCGACCACCCGACGTTCGCCCAGGCCGTTCTGGTCCTGTGGAAGGCCGTGCCGTCGATGCTCATGATCATCGTCGTCGTGGGCGGCATCCTGGCCGGGTTCTTCACCGCGACGGAGTCGGCCGCCATTGCGGTCGTCTACAGCCTCGTCCTCGGATTCGTCTACCGGGCCCTGCACGTGCGGGACCTGCCGCGGATCCTGCTCGACTCGGCCCGCACGACGGCGATCGTCATGCTCCTCGTGGGCGTCTCCACCGCGCTGTCCTTCGTCATGTCGTTCGCGCGGATCCCGGATCTCATCTCCGAGGCCGTCCTCGGGCTCACCAGCAGCCCGACGGTGATCCTCGTCCTCATGATGGTGATCCTCCTCGTCGTCGGCACGTTCATGGACCCCACGCCGGCGATCCTCATCTTCACGCCGATCTTCCTGCCGATCGTCATGGAGTTCGGGGTCGACCCGATCCACTTCGGCACGATGATCGTCTACAACCTCTCCCTCGGGGTGATCACCCCACCGGTGGGCAACGTGCTCTTCGTCGGCGCCCGGGTGGCGGGGCTGCGCATCGAGCCGGTGGTGAGCAAGCTCTGGCCGTTCCTCGTCTCGCTCGTGCTCGGCCTGTTCGTGGTCGTGTTCATCCCCGCGATCTCGATGTGGCTGCCCGAGGCGATGGGTCTGGTCGCGGCCGGCTGA
- a CDS encoding TRAP transporter small permease: MTTLKKGLDKVLATISVTLFAVLVLVVVWQVFSRQVVGNPSTWSEELARQTFVWLGLFAAAYVFGERGHIAVEFVVRLFPEKVERVIAMAVQVLIIIFAVVVLVWGGWRAAQGAMGQNLSALPFTIGQMYLALPISGLFVAFYAIYHLQGIARGTEPAYAGLEAADEEAV; the protein is encoded by the coding sequence GTGACCACCCTCAAGAAGGGCCTGGACAAGGTCCTCGCCACGATCTCCGTGACACTCTTCGCCGTGCTGGTCCTCGTCGTGGTCTGGCAGGTCTTCTCCCGCCAGGTCGTCGGCAACCCGAGCACGTGGTCCGAGGAGCTCGCCCGTCAGACGTTCGTCTGGCTCGGCCTGTTCGCCGCCGCGTACGTCTTCGGCGAGCGCGGCCACATCGCGGTCGAGTTCGTCGTCCGGCTCTTCCCCGAGAAGGTGGAGCGGGTCATCGCCATGGCCGTCCAGGTCCTCATCATCATCTTCGCGGTGGTGGTGCTGGTCTGGGGCGGGTGGCGGGCCGCCCAGGGTGCGATGGGGCAGAACCTCAGCGCGCTGCCGTTCACCATCGGGCAGATGTACCTGGCCCTGCCGATCTCCGGGCTGTTCGTCGCGTTCTACGCGATCTACCACCTCCAGGGGATCGCCCGGGGCACCGAGCCGGCCTACGCCGGCCTCGAGGCAGCCGACGAGGAGGCCGTGTGA
- a CDS encoding TRAP transporter substrate-binding protein, protein MMRTKTLTMAALATATALTLAACGGGETSGDGETAAAGGDGGGATMRLALNQTEEHPSFIALDNFGQRLEEATEGRYSIDVYPNETLGAQAEALQLVSDGSVDMAIVSGTQLENLNEDFLVFNLPKVFDDVEHQMRVVNDEAIVGDLYASLEESNNVTVLGGFTQGARSVYTTDGPIETPADLAGKKLRVQESDLHIAMAEAMGASATPMAFGELYTGLQSGVVDAAENNEVSFWTQKHYEVAPYWSYTNHLVGLDYLIINSDLLAEMSEEDRAAFDAEWTAAYEEHTELWATATEEAIANAKAGGATFTEVDEAAFAEVLEPLAEEFITSESQQALYDAARAAAE, encoded by the coding sequence ATGATGCGCACGAAGACCCTCACGATGGCCGCCCTGGCCACCGCCACCGCGCTCACCCTCGCCGCGTGCGGCGGCGGGGAGACCTCCGGCGACGGCGAGACCGCCGCCGCGGGCGGGGACGGCGGCGGCGCCACGATGCGCCTGGCCCTGAACCAGACCGAGGAGCACCCCTCGTTCATCGCCCTGGACAACTTCGGCCAGCGCCTCGAGGAGGCCACCGAGGGCCGCTACAGCATCGACGTCTACCCCAACGAGACCCTCGGCGCACAGGCCGAGGCCCTCCAGCTCGTCTCCGACGGCTCGGTGGACATGGCGATCGTCTCGGGCACGCAGCTGGAGAACCTCAACGAGGACTTCCTCGTCTTCAACCTGCCCAAGGTCTTCGACGACGTCGAGCACCAGATGCGCGTCGTCAACGACGAGGCGATCGTCGGCGACCTGTACGCCTCGCTCGAGGAGTCCAACAACGTCACCGTCCTGGGCGGATTCACGCAGGGCGCCCGTAGCGTCTACACCACCGACGGCCCGATCGAGACGCCGGCGGACCTGGCCGGGAAGAAGCTGCGCGTGCAGGAGTCCGACCTGCACATCGCCATGGCCGAGGCCATGGGCGCCTCCGCCACACCGATGGCCTTCGGCGAGCTCTACACCGGCCTGCAGTCCGGCGTCGTCGACGCGGCCGAGAACAACGAGGTCTCGTTCTGGACCCAGAAGCACTACGAGGTCGCCCCCTACTGGTCCTACACCAACCACCTGGTCGGCCTGGACTACCTCATCATCAACTCCGACCTCCTCGCCGAGATGTCGGAGGAGGACCGCGCCGCGTTCGACGCCGAGTGGACCGCCGCGTACGAGGAGCACACCGAGCTCTGGGCCACCGCCACCGAGGAGGCCATCGCGAACGCCAAGGCCGGCGGCGCCACGTTCACCGAGGTCGACGAGGCCGCCTTCGCCGAGGTCCTCGAGCCCCTCGCCGAGGAGTTCATCACCTCCGAGAGCCAGCAGGCCCTCTACGACGCCGCCCGCGCCGCGGCCGAGTGA
- a CDS encoding mannitol dehydrogenase family protein, with protein sequence MSNERLTRRHHGRPAAPVRIVHLGVGNFTRAHQAWYTEHAPDAGEWGIAAFTGRRPDTAEALGPQDGLYTLITRHADGDSFEIISTLSAVHPATDAAAFLNYLRAPQTAIITTTVTEAGYMRGPDGHLAVGDPDVASDVETLRADPTTPVRTTPARLVAGFLARREAGAGAITVLPCDNLPDNGPTFRGVVVELAELVDPSLTGWMDENVSWATSMVDRITPATTDAERDAVRESQGYDDASPVPTEPFSEWVVSGEFPAGRPAWEEAGVKVVDDVHPFEQRKLWMLNGSHSLMAYAATILGHETVADAIADPVVRGWVEDWWDVAGEHLSVPADDVARYRAALLDRYSNPRVRHLLAQIAADGSQKVPVRILPALRLERAAGRLPAGPVRALAAWVLHLQGHGAPVKDTREAEVVAAAQGGVADAVRALLEMLGPDLLPDDELVAAVAERAEEVLAARTGH encoded by the coding sequence GTGAGCAACGAACGACTGACCCGCCGTCACCACGGCCGGCCCGCAGCGCCGGTGCGGATCGTGCACCTCGGCGTCGGCAACTTCACCCGCGCCCACCAGGCCTGGTACACCGAGCACGCCCCGGACGCGGGGGAGTGGGGGATCGCCGCGTTCACCGGCCGGCGACCCGACACCGCCGAGGCGCTGGGCCCCCAGGACGGGCTCTACACGCTCATCACCCGGCACGCCGACGGCGACTCCTTCGAGATCATCAGCACGCTCTCCGCCGTCCACCCGGCGACGGACGCCGCCGCCTTCCTGAACTACCTCCGCGCCCCGCAGACGGCGATCATCACCACCACCGTCACCGAGGCGGGCTACATGCGCGGGCCAGACGGCCACCTCGCCGTCGGCGACCCGGACGTGGCCTCGGACGTGGAGACGCTCCGGGCCGACCCGACCACGCCGGTGCGCACGACTCCGGCCCGGCTCGTGGCCGGGTTCCTCGCCCGCCGCGAGGCGGGGGCCGGTGCCATCACGGTGCTGCCCTGCGACAACCTCCCGGACAACGGGCCCACCTTCCGCGGCGTCGTCGTCGAGCTGGCCGAGCTCGTCGACCCGTCGCTCACCGGCTGGATGGACGAGAACGTCTCCTGGGCGACCTCGATGGTCGACCGGATCACCCCGGCGACGACCGACGCCGAGCGCGACGCCGTGCGGGAGAGCCAGGGCTACGACGACGCGTCCCCGGTACCCACCGAGCCGTTCAGCGAGTGGGTCGTCTCCGGGGAGTTCCCGGCCGGCCGGCCGGCGTGGGAGGAGGCCGGGGTGAAGGTCGTCGACGACGTGCACCCCTTCGAGCAGCGCAAGCTCTGGATGCTCAACGGCTCGCACTCGCTCATGGCCTACGCCGCGACGATCCTCGGGCACGAGACCGTCGCCGACGCCATCGCCGACCCCGTCGTGCGGGGCTGGGTGGAGGACTGGTGGGACGTGGCGGGCGAGCACCTGAGTGTGCCGGCCGACGACGTCGCCCGGTACCGCGCCGCCCTGCTGGACCGCTACTCCAACCCGCGCGTGCGTCACCTCCTCGCGCAGATCGCCGCGGACGGCTCCCAGAAGGTCCCCGTCCGCATCCTGCCGGCGCTGCGGCTCGAGCGCGCCGCCGGCCGGCTCCCCGCCGGCCCGGTCCGAGCCCTGGCTGCCTGGGTCCTGCACCTGCAGGGGCACGGCGCGCCGGTCAAGGACACCCGCGAGGCGGAGGTCGTCGCGGCCGCGCAGGGAGGGGTTGCCGACGCCGTGCGCGCCCTCCTGGAGATGCTCGGACCGGACCTGCTGCCCGACGACGAGCTCGTGGCCGCCGTCGCCGAGCGGGCCGAGGAGGTCCTGGCGGCGCGCACGGGCCACTGA
- the uxaC gene encoding glucuronate isomerase, with the protein MATTDDDVLHVHPDRLLPADPTLRPLARELYESVKDLPIISPHGHVPPQWLADDEPFADPTSLLISPDHYINRLLHASGVDLADLGAGGRELTPEQSRRAFHLLCEHWKVYRGTPMKFWFESVLSDVFGIALVPSERTADEIYDRITAAIATPEFRPRALYQRFGIEFLATTDDPADDLRHHAKLAADETWTGTVAPTLRPDKYLEPATPAWNSLVDTLGQVAGVDTGTYAGWVEAMENRRAFFKAHGAVSSDHSHRDARAERLDDAEAQRLYARARAGEITPTEGDTLRRHFVFQQARMASEDGLVMTMHPGVVRNHHTPTLDAHGADVGADIPMAVEFSEALKPVLSAFGTAPNFQLVLFTIDETVYSRELAPLAGFYPSVYVGAPWWFIDEAEGIKRYRRSITGSAGFSRTSGFIDDTRAFLSIPARHDMNRRIDSAFLAELVADHRLTMAEALDSAYDLVVTQPRKAFKL; encoded by the coding sequence ATGGCCACCACCGACGATGACGTCCTCCACGTCCACCCCGACCGCCTCCTCCCCGCGGACCCCACGCTCCGGCCCCTGGCCCGCGAGCTGTACGAGTCCGTCAAGGACCTGCCGATCATCTCCCCGCACGGGCACGTCCCGCCGCAGTGGCTGGCCGACGACGAGCCGTTCGCGGACCCGACCTCCCTCCTCATCAGCCCCGACCACTACATCAACCGGCTCCTGCACGCCTCCGGCGTCGACCTCGCCGACCTCGGTGCCGGCGGCCGTGAGCTGACCCCCGAGCAGAGCCGCCGGGCCTTCCACCTGCTGTGCGAGCACTGGAAGGTCTACCGCGGCACGCCGATGAAGTTCTGGTTCGAGTCGGTGCTCTCCGACGTGTTCGGCATCGCCCTCGTTCCCTCGGAGCGGACGGCCGACGAGATCTACGACCGGATCACCGCCGCCATCGCCACCCCCGAGTTCCGCCCCCGCGCCCTGTACCAGCGCTTCGGTATCGAGTTCCTCGCCACCACGGACGACCCCGCCGACGACCTGCGCCACCACGCCAAGCTCGCCGCCGACGAGACGTGGACGGGGACGGTCGCCCCGACCTTGCGGCCCGACAAGTACCTCGAGCCGGCTACGCCCGCATGGAACTCCCTGGTCGACACCCTGGGCCAGGTCGCCGGGGTCGACACCGGCACCTACGCCGGCTGGGTCGAGGCGATGGAGAACCGCCGCGCGTTCTTCAAGGCCCACGGGGCCGTCTCCTCCGACCACTCCCACCGCGACGCCCGCGCCGAGAGGCTCGACGACGCGGAGGCACAGCGCCTGTACGCCCGGGCCCGCGCCGGCGAGATCACCCCGACGGAGGGCGACACGCTGCGCCGCCACTTCGTCTTCCAGCAGGCTCGCATGGCCTCCGAGGACGGCCTGGTCATGACCATGCACCCGGGTGTCGTGCGCAACCACCACACGCCCACCCTGGACGCCCACGGTGCCGACGTCGGCGCCGACATCCCGATGGCCGTGGAGTTCTCCGAGGCGCTCAAGCCCGTGCTCTCGGCCTTCGGCACGGCGCCGAACTTCCAGCTCGTGCTGTTCACCATCGACGAGACGGTCTACTCCCGTGAGCTCGCCCCCCTGGCGGGCTTCTACCCCTCGGTCTACGTCGGGGCCCCGTGGTGGTTCATCGACGAGGCCGAGGGCATCAAGCGCTACCGCCGCTCGATCACCGGCTCCGCGGGGTTCAGCCGCACGTCGGGCTTCATCGACGACACGCGGGCCTTCCTCTCGATCCCGGCCCGGCACGACATGAACCGGCGGATCGACTCGGCGTTCCTCGCCGAGCTCGTCGCGGACCACCGGCTGACCATGGCCGAGGCGCTCGACAGCGCCTACGACCTCGTCGTCACCCAGCCCAGGAAGGCGTTCAAGCTGTGA